taatttcggttttgattactttttgattaatcatccagccctagcgtccaggtttttttttttgggagcgtgtccagttttttttttttttttgaacacgcgtcacacagcaactgcagcttcagacacacacgcataacagcaaataattcttctgcacaatgtttctctttttacaacagaaatgtgaattctgccgttggttgggggttcgattccccgggaacacatgataggtaaaaattgatagcctgaattcaCTCTAAGTCGctttcattttaatgtaatttaaatcaaACTGGATTTtattcacaaaagtgacaacccaagaaagcaaagtaaacggtctctcatttgtaggttgcaatGACACCTagtggtggatgcaagtaaatcAGTACCTCATTTTGTTTcatctcacctgaaattcatacAATAAACACgtttttgacaaagattaaaatttgtttgtggtctatatagcctgcatcaaaatgaggtttgcaatgatgtgcccgaaggcacgggttgaagacccagtcagtgacgtcacaatatgctaatttgtttaaatacatACCCACctaatcaccatcaccaaaatgtactttttttttttaacattgaaaaaaaatagacctacctaccgaccctttaaaaaaaaaaacaatttactgttagtgcaaaccaaaatatttttaaggatggcctgagcaAGGAAAACTAAATGTCTaatacagtggttcccaacctttttcaactcgcggcccacacatccaaacatatatgtttgcgcagcccactgcaaaaaaaataaataataataactgaccccgctattgtacgGTTAATAACTtcgtactcagaagctagattgttaactgtatttattgaatgaactagggctgtgcgatatgggaaaaaaaaaacatcgcgatttctttgatcgaTTTTgatatttcgattttaatcacaatttttacgcacacatatatgctttacagtcataaatgcattcaggatgaatttgaaacatatttccaaaagaaaaccaattagagctttatcaaaaagttgtaacgtctctagaacagacataagtcaaaataatcactaaaggtgtaacaacatttatagactcatggcaaaaaataaataaaatataaatatacagttatgtgtgcggtgcagaagcagcagagagagtgcattattgtaacgcgaaagcacattaaaataatgcacgagagcgaatctctccgctcgcacgcagatttccttttgctctgtcacaaaaccagacgagattgctcagatacacgctgctctcacccggagagagtgtgcgcacttaaaacgtttcTCATCACacttaaactgtgtcctgtgcactcacaactctctctatgctcatgtgctagatattaattttcgcacgtttttatttaaagccttttaccttgtgcagtgtgaatgctctgatccgttaacatgggctcggaaaaaaggcgcatcgcagacagtgtgtgaacctggagttaggcatatgcccagtctgttctgttctcgcagtaggcgctgcattctgattggatcagatagcataaTGCGGGAGGTCAGAGCCGCGGAAAAtcttgctataaagcgatttagaaatcgcgcaggctcaaatcattattttatgacgatttctattaatcgcacagccctagaatgaactggcaatgaacagaaaataactcggactggcaccgctcagcaaaacgggaaaaccagatccaggcagagctcggcagcgggtagacagtcagcggagcaagcagtcagggaacatattgacagcatttatgcatgtttgaatttgttgttctgtagcatatgcagcaaaaatatctaagataaattggcggtttattcttaaaccaatcagcaagctccaatagtggaagcatagttacagtttaatatttattttttgttatttaattatatatatgaaatatattattatttattttattagtaattggcggcccacctacaATAGGGGGCCGCGGctcacaggttgaaaaccactggtctaaTACATTCAATTACAAAATCTCTTCCAATAACCAATATGATATAGTGATAACAATGTACTGTTATAATCATGTAATCAGCTTTGAAAGCTTGACAAATCATGAGTAGACTAATCCAATTAAACGTAGAAAACCCTGGACAGCTAAAACAACTGAAAGTGTGTCCTGTTATGCTGTAACACATGTATTATACTGAACAGACAAACAACCTCTGTGGATTAACAAGTGATTTTACACATGCCTTGTTGCCAGCTGGATGAGGCAGCGGAGGCCTTTTGGACGACACAGAATGCATTTACAAACTGCCAAAATGCTCCACATTCACTACAACCATTTGCACTCCCTTTTCGCGATCTTTCGCATGCTCTGCCATCATGCTCGTCATCGCATGAGATGCCTATCAAAGcctgaaaaacaaaaatgactaaaTCAATTAGATGACAaaaatgactaaatcaaaagaccAATCAATTAGCTACTCAGCAAGGATGGGCTTGAAAACAAAGGCATTGGAATGAGCACTAATTTAGGCCTGAAATATTGTTCTGTTTGGTTCAGATGCAGACTGATCAATCTAAGGGCAAAAATGCTTGAGCCAAcagtctatataaaaaaaaaggaatttcatGCAGTTTTGCATGGGTAATATTACTGAAAGAGGAAGAACTTGTCCACAAAAACTGTCATTATCAATCTCCAGGTGCTTTTGTGCTTTTCTAACCACAACGAAAACTCTGCCAGGATGGGAGCCTAATCAAACTATCCTGAATCCTATCATGCAAAGCCATACCCAGAGGCTCAACCAGCATGCAGAGCACCGCAGCTGTCGCCATCCATCTGGCAGCAGGCAGCATTTCACAATTGATCTgggaaaacaataataaaatctagAAACCATCTGGCTGTCCAGAGAAGCACAAAAAACTGAAGCACTGAAGAAAATGTAAGAGAAGTATCTCAACAATTCAGAGATACACTTCAAACTATGGGGGTGTCCTCATAACTGGCGCTCCATCCATCCCTGTACAGGATCCAATGAGTGGGATTTAAGTTTCCCAGCTCTCCTGAGTGTCAGTAAAGGAACAGCTGTTGTGGCCTGAGGTTGACAATAACAAACTGGAACCTCTCTTCCCCAGCTTAACACTTTCAAAGAAGCTTTAACCTGAGAAATGCAATTGTATAGACTTACATTTAGTGGATGAATGGAACGCTATCATTTTGGACATTTTAAATGTccaaaaacagaaatgaaaccaTGCAAAGTAAAACAATCTTCCATTTAGCAGACTCGTTTAGTTTAAAGTAACCTAAGGCAACGTTAAGTGCTTTACTGTACGATGATATTATTGGTCATTCAAGTCAACTGTGACGTTAGTTCCATTATCAGCGGTCTATATCCTACATCCTTGACAAAACACACATGAATTATATATGACTTTTAGATGTAACGCTTTTCAGATAACATACAAAAGTGCTTCTGAATAAACAGCAAGCAGACAAACCGTTGACAGTTAAACACCGTTGTTCGCACGAGACTACCACTACTACAACTCGGGTGGACTTCACTGTAAAACACCATCAAGCTCGTCAACCAAACCGACGAAAAAGTACACAAAGTTAGTACAGATAAAAGTACATAATAAATCTGTGACGTTTGAACGTCCTTTAAAACTTGTGGTTTTCATAACCGTTGTCGCAGAAACAAGCACCGAATAAATCACTGAAAACTACTACTTAAGCGTTTTCTCTTCGATAAAAATTGTTGTTACTGAGGTTTGCTGAAACAAGGCTAAGAGTTAAAGACGTACTTTCTCTACAGTAAACTGGAGTCACACTTCCTGCGGATTTGGCAATAACGAGACGTTTGACAGGGAGCTAGAGCGCGAGCTAACGCAATCTTTTGGCTCACGCGCTGACTATTGTGAAAACAAGCTTATAAACGAATTATAGAGTTCCCCCACTATTTTAAATAAGCTAGACACCATTACATAGTCGAGGTATGCTTACCAGTATTATCTAGCAAAGAGTTTTTCCAGGGAGTTTACTTCTTTCAATTCTGCAGACTCAGTCAGTCAACTGAGTCTAACGTTACTAGATATTACAGCCAGAGCGAGCCCCCGCGTGAACACAGCGACAGGCGCTCCGATTCAAACTGACAACCTGAGAGGAAAGTCTTCATAATAAAGGTCCCGTTCCATTACCGTTTATGCACAGGcaggattttttaaatatacttatttaaatagactttttgtTTACCACAACTGAGAATGATTATTCAGATACAACATTTTttagataataatataaaaaattaagtacAGCCAGATGAGTACAGGTTTACGtctcatatattttaatatgaattaaatgtcatataattgtttaacatattcatattattttccATGGTAAAGACAGTTTATTCAGTTTAAAAACGCATAAACAGGTTATATTTGAGAATACAGAGAAAGCAAGATGATAAacgataaaaatacatttaaaccatTTGCTCACTCAGACATTCTGAGCAGAcagggacatctagtggacaatAAGACATGTAAGGGACTCGAGgaaaaaataatcatataaaaaCAGTATGAATGTACAATAATGTGCTTTGCCTGTCAACATAAAGTTATTacgttattacattattattaattaaagactttataataaattaactttGTATGATTCACTTCAATTTGTTCATGTTGCTATTACAACATCATCCAGAAGATGGCCTTGTGTGTCAAGCTTCATTTGATTCTTCATACGTTCTCCTTCATGGCTGTCATTCGAAAAGAGACACAGCTGGAACAGAGTAATGTTTATTAAACCAGTTCATATAACAAATTGTGTTACACTGTATCATGTTATTAATAGTTAATTAGGATGATTAAATATTTTCTGCTGCAACTTCACAGAGAGTATTTTAGTTTCTTGGTCAGGTTAGTTTATTATAAAAGCACAATATCTTACTTAAGATTGAACATGTGGGCTTACTTGGTGTGCTTCTATGGGATCTCTGTGATGCACGGAGCCCCTCCTTACTCAGTCTGGGCACTGGAGGCCTTACAGGACCAGGACGTATCCCTGCATTCCATTGGGAGGTCTGGGAAAGTCTCTTTATGGAGTCCTTGTTAGACGGAAGTGCTTCTAAGTTCTGTGCTGCCCATTGCGGCCTGTTTTGGTTTTGCTTTGCTGCTGCACTGAGATCCAAGGATAAAAACATCTGggaaaatatacaaatgaaaGCCTTGATTTctcttatatttttttacagaaaaagtaCATATGTTTTGTTCAATAAAATGGCAGTTTTCTTCCCCAGCAACACAGTGCCCTCCTTTTCCTCTGCAGCACATGTCTATGATATCCCACATATAGTCTGATCAGTATTCATGATGGTTATGTTTGCTCTGGAGAATTCTTagcatgctgctgctgctgatttGTATAAGAATCAACAGCACAGTCACATGACAATTATATTAGCTtaccaaagatttggccttgcgcaGCTTGTATGTTGAGCGAGATGGTGCTTTCATAGTGTCTTCCTGTCTTATTGTAGCACTTTTCCCCTTTATGAGTCTGCAGAGATAAAGATAGCAGAGCATTTTCTGCTGAAGTTGCACTTATACTTTCAACGTGCACAATTTCAGATCATAAATTGCCCTAAATAATGCAGCATATCTGTTACTGGGTCAcatataattttgtaatattttatataatctaAGGACTCAAGAGTAATACATACTGTGTATATGTTTACAATTTTggagttggtaaaaaaaaaattgtttttggaaAGTTACGATAactcttttatgctcaccaaggttggatttatttcaaaactaaaaaaatattatgaaatattattacaatttaaaataactatttttaaatgtaatttattcttgtgatgcaaagttgaattttcagcatcattactccagtttcacGGTCACATGAtgcttaatatttgtttattatatatatatatatatatatatatatatacggtatttttttttacgttttaatttctttttaaaaaaatgtatttatgtgtgtgcaaAACAAAATAAGTTGTACACTTACGCTTTTCTTGCATGCTCAGTGGGGTCAAGGTTATCCAAGTAGTTAAAGCGTATTGTGTCAGTGGGATGCCTGTCTGAGTCTCTCCAAGGCGGAAGACCTTTGGCTGATTTCACCAAGCTATTCCCATCTTTACTCTTCCCATGAAGACTTGAGAGGACAGGAAGTGAACCCTCTATCTCACTGCCAATTACTTTCACCTCAGGGATAATAAACTCTTCTTTCACAGGCGCCTGGAGAATGTGGAAAATGTGCATCacaaaaaatgacatttattccaGTAGATGGGACTCTAAAACAGAATTTCAGCGACATATTACCCTGGGCCTGCTAATGTGAAGCTCCTGCACTGTCTCTATGTAATGCCTCTTCCATACACCTTGTTCAAATGGTGTCGGAGTAAAGGTTATGCACCAGCCTAGTTTCAGACATTTAGGCATCCACAGCTGGTCAAGCTCACCCAGGTTTTTCCAATGCCAGCTTACCTGCAAATGAATAAATTACTGTAACCAGAGAATACATAAATGTTATACACatagtactgttcaaaagtttagggtcagtatcAGTAAGATGCTTACTTGAATAcgctaaattaatatttttattcaggatCAGCACAGATGcactaaactgatcaaaagtgacagtaaagacatgcatGATTTTAccacaataatttttttgttcaaattaatgCTTTCTGTCagtcaaagaattctgaaaaatatgcatttgaaCATAAGTGATATTTGCACAcagtatgtatataatatatttgagtGAATTAAAATATTCAGGCAAttctaataatgttttatttatttggtaaattTAACAATAACACATACCTGAGCACATCTACAGAGGCTTCGGGGGTCAaggaatgaaaatatataaagtgATATGACCCTGGGAAGGACCCTAGTGAAGTCGAGTGCTTCCTCTGGTACCCAGCTGCTCAGAGTTTGTCTGAGATGTTTCAGCTGGCTAGCAGAGCATCTAGAGAAAAAATCTTGCAGCACCTGCTTCCGCTGACTATCTGTCCACTTCTCAAACTGGTGTAAAGAGGAAGAGGGTTCGAGCATATAATCAACAGAGcaaagaacaaaaacaagaaaCTGTAAACATTGCAATTGTTACAGTAAGTACATTACTTACCCACTTTCTAAGCAAATTTCTTCTCTCTTCAAAAACCTGCAAAAGTGTTTACATTTGACATGAAACATTGTACGCTGAAATATCACTAATATCACTGTTTTGGTAGCTGAAAAAATACACCTGAAGTCAAAATACTGAAACTGCGATTCTCATGTTAAACAAAGCAGAAGATCATATACTATATTTTTGTTGCACGTACATGAGCATTGGAGAGCTGATGATTTAGAGGTGTCCAGGTGCTCAGTTTGGTCTGCATTTTTGTTCTGCCAGTATGGGGCATCTTTCCGTGAAGTTCCAGCTCCTGCATAAACCTCAATCATATTAGGCACCACAACATTAAGAGCACTTTATCAAAATTACATTCCCATGTTAAGGCCAACGAATGTGCTGTGATTTTCATACTAGCAACAACAAAATGGCCTAGtcgtacagtacaatacagtacaaaagagaaaaaaaaaatctaacctaTAATTTGTAGTAATGTCAACCGGAAATGTTAGCTATCATAACGAAACCATTAAATGTTTACTTG
The genomic region above belongs to Carassius carassius chromosome 18, fCarCar2.1, whole genome shotgun sequence and contains:
- the fbxo16 gene encoding F-box only protein 16; protein product: MPHTGRTKMQTKLSTWTPLNHQLSNAHVFEERRNLLRKWFEKWTDSQRKQVLQDFFSRCSASQLKHLRQTLSSWVPEEALDFTRVLPRVISLYIFSFLDPRSLCRCAQVSWHWKNLGELDQLWMPKCLKLGWCITFTPTPFEQGVWKRHYIETVQELHISRPRAPVKEEFIIPEVKVIGSEIEGSLPVLSSLHGKSKDGNSLVKSAKGLPPWRDSDRHPTDTIRFNYLDNLDPTEHARKALIKGKSATIRQEDTMKAPSRSTYKLRKAKSLMFLSLDLSAAAKQNQNRPQWAAQNLEALPSNKDSIKRLSQTSQWNAGIRPGPVRPPVPRLSKEGLRASQRSHRSTPTVSLFE